The proteins below are encoded in one region of Silene latifolia isolate original U9 population chromosome 2, ASM4854445v1, whole genome shotgun sequence:
- the LOC141642736 gene encoding ATP-dependent Clp protease adapter protein CLPS2, chloroplastic-like, producing the protein MASSVMTSLANTSTQFRQLQLPNVKVSKSMPLNVSLTIEDKEKNQGFCIGSSMSVEVKARFGSSRGGAVLERPSFDQSQFDPSTQVQQGGDIGRVRDRRSTGSGDSYRVLLLDDERHTEKLVAKVLPQVVPSITPDDARRLFDVSRKDGVAVVIVTVKEHAEFYSQMMMQKGLRSSIEPDSNTV; encoded by the exons ATGGCTTCATCAGTGATGACATCTTTGGCTAATACAAGTACCCAATTCAGGCAATTACAACTTCCCAATGTTAAAGTCTCAAAATCTATGCCTTTAAATGTGAGTTTAACAATAGAGGACAAAGAGAAAAATCAAGGGTTTTGTATTGGTTCTTCTATGTCAGTTGAAGTGAAAGCAAGATTTGGGTCTTCAAGAGGTGGTGCTGTCTTGGAAAGACCATCTTTTGATCAGTCCCAGTTTGACCCTTCTACTCAAGTCCAACAAG GAGGAGACATTGGAAGGGTGAGAGATAGGAGAAGTACCGGAAGTGGAGACAGTTATAGGGTGTTGCTGCTGGATGATGAGCGTCATACTGAGAAACTTG TCGCAAAGGTGTTACCACAAGTTGTTCCGTCTATTACACCAGATGATGCGAGAAGACTCTTCGATGTGTCACGGAAAGACGGTGTTGCAGTGGTCATAGTCACAGTAAAG GAGCATGCTGAATTTTACTctcaaatgatgatgcaaaaggGCCTACGCTCGTCTATTGAGCCCGACTCCAACACAGTATAA